One Curtobacterium sp. BH-2-1-1 genomic region harbors:
- a CDS encoding FUSC family protein, which yields MTTPAHSTRTINIEGAIRAAVAGGAPLALLIALGMPGYAAFAMFAGFTAIFGATEPYRQRAVTTGVAGAMQAVCMAAGVGVALAGSQLWMQAVGLVLVLVLAVCTLSALRSIPAQPIFPVFAFLVSSLVPVRPADVPVIATIIVCSVVWAWLVAMSGSVLRLVLHPRAPHRFRPLAERKHRSLAALRTPALWETVALNVIGALVAGAVAETIPGLGHPYWAVIAVVSTLPALRQRHTVFRAFQRFIGTIGGTVIAVGILLLEPSAWWIVLIAVVGQFFAEIFVARHYAVCLLFLTPLALAVSWLSLPEAPELLALDRVAQTTLGALVSVALLFVGRGIERRRGRALGATSAIRTV from the coding sequence ATGACGACACCTGCGCACTCGACCCGGACCATCAACATCGAGGGCGCGATCCGCGCCGCGGTCGCCGGTGGCGCCCCGCTCGCGCTGCTCATCGCCCTCGGGATGCCCGGGTACGCCGCCTTCGCCATGTTCGCCGGGTTCACGGCGATCTTCGGCGCCACCGAGCCCTACCGGCAGCGTGCGGTGACGACCGGTGTCGCCGGCGCGATGCAGGCGGTGTGCATGGCCGCCGGCGTGGGTGTCGCCCTGGCCGGGTCGCAGCTCTGGATGCAGGCGGTCGGGCTCGTCCTCGTGCTCGTCCTCGCCGTCTGCACGCTGAGCGCCCTCCGCTCGATCCCGGCGCAGCCGATCTTCCCGGTGTTCGCGTTCCTCGTCTCGTCGCTCGTGCCGGTCCGGCCGGCCGACGTCCCGGTCATCGCCACGATCATCGTGTGCTCGGTCGTCTGGGCCTGGCTCGTCGCGATGTCCGGGTCCGTCCTGCGCCTGGTGCTGCACCCGCGCGCGCCGCACCGGTTCCGGCCGCTGGCGGAGCGCAAGCACCGTTCGCTCGCGGCGCTCCGGACGCCCGCGCTGTGGGAGACCGTGGCCCTCAACGTGATCGGAGCGCTCGTCGCCGGGGCCGTCGCCGAGACGATCCCCGGGCTCGGGCATCCCTACTGGGCGGTCATCGCCGTGGTGTCGACGCTGCCCGCACTGCGCCAGCGGCACACGGTGTTCCGGGCGTTCCAGCGGTTCATCGGCACGATCGGCGGCACCGTGATCGCGGTGGGCATCCTGCTGCTGGAGCCCTCGGCGTGGTGGATCGTCCTGATCGCCGTCGTCGGGCAGTTCTTCGCGGAGATCTTCGTCGCGCGGCACTACGCCGTGTGCCTGCTCTTCCTCACGCCGCTCGCGCTCGCCGTGTCGTGGCTGAGCCTGCCCGAGGCGCCGGAGCTCCTCGCGCTCGACCGCGTCGCGCAGACCACCCTGGGCGCGCTCGTCAGCGTCGCACTGCTGTTCGTGGGGCGCGGGATCGAGCGTCGGCGCGGTCGCGCGCTGGGCGCGACGAGCGCGATCCGGACCGTCTGA
- the leuC gene encoding 3-isopropylmalate dehydratase large subunit yields the protein MGKTLAEKVWDDHVVVKGEDGNPDLLYIDLHLVHEVTSPQAFDGLRQAGRPVRRLDLTIATEDHNTPTLAIDRPIADPTSRTQIETLRRNCAEFGVRLHSLGDKEQGIVHVVGPQLGLTMPGITVVCGDSHTSTHGAFGAMAFGIGTSEVEHVLATQTLPLKPFKTMAITVEGTLRPGVTAKDIILAVIAKIGTGGGQGYVLEYRGSAIRALSMEGRMTICNMSIEAGARAGMVAPDQTTYDYVQGRDHAPTGQDWDDAVAYWDTLSTDDDAVFDAEVFIDADELEPFVTWGTNPGQGVSLSESVPSPADFDDPNDQAAAQRALEYMDIAAGTPMKDIAVDAVFMGSCTNSRIEDLRAFASIIQGRKKADGVRVMVVPGSARVRLEAEAEGLDKVITEFGAEWRFAGCSMCLGMNPDQLAPGERCASTSNRNFEGRQGKGGRTHLVSPLVAAATAVRGTLSSPWDLETSESNAVLEGAI from the coding sequence ATGGGAAAGACGCTCGCCGAGAAGGTGTGGGACGACCACGTCGTGGTCAAGGGCGAGGACGGCAACCCCGACCTCCTCTACATCGACCTCCACCTCGTGCACGAGGTCACGAGTCCGCAGGCGTTCGACGGCCTGCGCCAGGCCGGCCGCCCGGTGCGCCGCCTGGACCTGACGATCGCGACCGAGGACCACAACACCCCGACCCTCGCGATCGACCGTCCGATCGCGGACCCGACCAGCCGGACCCAGATCGAGACGCTCCGTCGCAACTGCGCGGAGTTCGGCGTCCGCCTGCACTCCCTGGGCGACAAGGAGCAGGGCATCGTCCACGTGGTCGGTCCCCAGCTCGGCCTGACCATGCCCGGCATCACGGTGGTCTGCGGCGACTCGCACACCAGCACGCACGGGGCGTTCGGTGCGATGGCGTTCGGCATCGGGACGTCCGAGGTCGAGCACGTCCTCGCGACCCAGACCCTGCCGCTCAAGCCCTTCAAGACCATGGCGATCACGGTCGAGGGCACGCTGCGTCCGGGCGTGACGGCGAAGGACATCATCCTCGCCGTCATCGCGAAGATCGGCACGGGCGGCGGGCAGGGCTACGTGCTCGAGTACCGCGGCTCGGCCATCCGTGCGCTCTCGATGGAGGGCCGCATGACGATCTGCAACATGTCGATCGAGGCCGGTGCCCGCGCCGGCATGGTCGCCCCCGACCAGACCACCTACGACTACGTGCAGGGTCGCGACCACGCCCCGACCGGCCAGGACTGGGACGACGCCGTCGCGTACTGGGACACCCTGTCGACCGACGACGACGCGGTGTTCGACGCCGAGGTCTTCATCGACGCCGACGAGCTCGAGCCCTTCGTCACCTGGGGCACGAACCCCGGCCAGGGCGTCTCGCTGTCCGAGAGCGTGCCGTCGCCCGCCGACTTCGACGACCCGAACGACCAGGCCGCCGCGCAGCGTGCGCTCGAGTACATGGACATCGCGGCCGGCACCCCGATGAAGGACATCGCCGTCGACGCGGTCTTCATGGGGTCGTGCACGAACTCGCGCATCGAGGATCTCCGGGCCTTCGCGTCGATCATCCAGGGCCGCAAGAAGGCCGACGGGGTCCGGGTCATGGTCGTGCCCGGGTCCGCACGGGTCCGGCTCGAGGCCGAGGCCGAGGGGCTAGACAAGGTCATCACGGAGTTCGGCGCCGAGTGGCGGTTCGCCGGCTGCTCGATGTGCCTCGGCATGAACCCCGACCAGCTGGCACCGGGGGAGCGCTGCGCGAGCACGTCGAACCGCAACTTCGAGGGGCGTCAGGGCAAGGGCGGGCGCACCCACCTGGTGTCCCCGCTCGTGGCCGCGGCGACCGCCGTGCGCGGCACGCTGTCGAGCCCGTGGGACCTGGAGACGTCCGAGTCGAACGCCGTCCTGGAAGGGGCAATCTGA
- a CDS encoding fluoride efflux transporter FluC yields the protein MHERPPHLRWSMLGVVALGGAIGTGVRALLAEVFPAHDGISWAIFAINVVGAFCLGLLLEALAHRGPDVGRRRGLRLFVGTGILGGFTTYSTLADDTAQLLDVGRWGAGSGYALLTVVAGLLAVVAGIGLATVLRSGGAR from the coding sequence GTGCACGAACGTCCACCCCACCTCCGCTGGTCGATGCTCGGCGTCGTCGCACTCGGCGGGGCGATCGGCACCGGTGTCCGAGCGCTCCTCGCCGAGGTCTTCCCGGCGCACGACGGCATCAGCTGGGCGATCTTCGCGATCAACGTCGTCGGCGCGTTCTGCCTCGGCCTCCTGCTCGAGGCGTTGGCGCACCGCGGCCCGGACGTCGGGCGTCGTCGGGGCCTGCGGTTGTTCGTCGGCACCGGGATCCTCGGCGGCTTCACGACCTACAGCACGCTCGCCGACGACACCGCGCAGCTGCTCGACGTCGGTCGCTGGGGTGCCGGCAGCGGGTACGCCCTGCTCACGGTGGTGGCGGGCCTGCTCGCCGTCGTGGCCGGCATCGGGCTCGCCACGGTGCTCCGGTCCGGAGGCGCCCGGTGA
- a CDS encoding histidine phosphatase family protein encodes MTSERPGELVLVRHGETEWSKSGQHTGRTDIPLTENGIEQAKRAGRYLADRTFALALSSPLQRARDTAALVGVDAELDEDLYEWDYGAYEGLTTPQIKVLRHGPWDLWTDGVPAGDTPGENAAEVRVRVERILNRARPVLAEGQDAIVVAHGHVLRALGAAWIRLAPQDGAVLKLGTASVSVLGYEHGRPVIDAWNIQPRD; translated from the coding sequence ATGACCTCGGAACGCCCCGGCGAACTCGTCCTCGTCCGTCACGGAGAGACGGAGTGGTCGAAGAGCGGGCAGCACACCGGCCGCACCGACATCCCGCTCACCGAGAACGGCATCGAGCAGGCGAAGCGCGCCGGCCGGTACCTGGCGGACCGCACGTTCGCGCTGGCACTGTCCAGCCCGTTGCAGCGTGCCCGCGACACGGCGGCGCTCGTCGGTGTCGACGCGGAGCTCGACGAGGACCTCTACGAGTGGGACTACGGCGCGTACGAGGGGCTCACCACGCCGCAGATCAAGGTCCTCCGGCACGGCCCGTGGGACCTCTGGACCGACGGCGTGCCCGCCGGTGACACCCCCGGCGAGAACGCCGCCGAGGTCCGGGTCCGCGTCGAGCGCATCCTCAACCGTGCCCGACCGGTCCTCGCCGAGGGGCAGGACGCGATCGTCGTCGCCCACGGGCACGTCCTCCGTGCGCTCGGCGCCGCGTGGATCCGCCTCGCACCGCAGGACGGCGCCGTGCTGAAGCTCGGGACCGCCTCGGTGAGCGTGCTCGGGTACGAGCACGGCCGTCCCGTCATCGACGCCTGGAACATCCAGCCCCGCGACTGA
- a CDS encoding RidA family protein: MTSVVQLIRSGALSDVAEYAYAATVPAGSRLVFLAGACPLDADGRTVAVGDVRGQAAQCVENLRTALDAAGAGIADLAQTRVLVASTRQADLVAAWEVVREAMGDHDVPSTLVGVTVLGYDDQLVEIEGIAAVAD; encoded by the coding sequence GTGACCAGTGTCGTGCAGCTCATCCGTTCCGGTGCCCTCAGCGACGTCGCGGAGTACGCGTACGCCGCAACCGTGCCGGCAGGCAGCCGACTCGTGTTCCTCGCCGGCGCGTGCCCCCTCGACGCCGACGGCCGGACCGTGGCCGTGGGCGACGTCCGCGGTCAGGCGGCGCAGTGCGTCGAGAACCTCCGCACCGCGCTCGACGCCGCGGGGGCCGGGATCGCCGACCTCGCCCAGACCCGGGTCCTCGTCGCGTCGACGCGGCAGGCCGACCTCGTGGCCGCGTGGGAGGTCGTCCGCGAGGCCATGGGCGACCACGACGTGCCGAGCACCCTCGTCGGGGTGACCGTCCTCGGGTACGACGACCAGCTCGTCGAGATCGAGGGCATCGCGGCCGTCGCGGACTGA
- the crcB gene encoding fluoride efflux transporter CrcB, whose protein sequence is MNALELLLVAVGGGVGAALRFLLDGVVKGRVSGFPLGTVVINVSGSLVLGVLTGLGQAGTIPLPVVAVLGTGMMGGYTTFSTASVETVQLLRSGKPRLAVLNGLGMLVVSVGAAALGLLIGRNT, encoded by the coding sequence GTGAACGCCCTCGAACTGCTCCTCGTCGCGGTCGGCGGGGGAGTCGGCGCGGCGCTGCGCTTCCTCCTCGACGGCGTCGTGAAGGGCCGGGTGTCCGGCTTCCCGCTCGGCACGGTCGTCATCAACGTGTCCGGATCGCTCGTCCTCGGGGTCCTGACGGGCCTCGGGCAGGCGGGCACGATCCCGCTCCCGGTCGTCGCGGTGCTCGGAACGGGCATGATGGGTGGGTACACGACGTTCTCGACGGCGAGCGTCGAGACCGTACAGCTCCTCCGATCCGGCAAGCCCCGGCTCGCCGTCCTGAACGGCCTCGGGATGCTCGTCGTCTCGGTCGGCGCAGCCGCGCTCGGCCTGCTCATCGGAAGGAACACATGA